A stretch of DNA from Streptomyces rubradiris:
TGGTGCACGCCCGCTCGCTGCTGACCAGTTCCCCCGAGGGCGTCACCGACTACCTCGACGCCGACGTGCGCGACCCGGACGTCATCATGCGGGACGCCGCCCGGACCCTCGACCTGGACCAACCGGTCGCGGTGATGATGCTGGGCATCCTCAACTTCGTGCCGGACACCGGCGAGGCCCGGGACATCGTGCGGCGGATCATGGCGGCCGTCCCCTCCGGCAGCCACCTGGTGCTCACCCACCCGACCTACGACGCCGAGGCGGGCGGCGCGGGCAACGTCGCCGCGATGGAGTTCTGGAACGCCCACGCCACCCCGCCGATCACCGCCCGCGGCCACGCCGAGATCGCCGGCTTCCTCGACGGCCTGGAGCCGGTCGAGCCCGGACTCGTGCCGTGCTCGCGGTGGCGCGCCGCGGCGGAGGCCGCCGTGGTGCCGCAGTACGGCGCGGTCGCCGTGAAACCCTGACCCCGGGGCCCGGCCGTCCCCCGCCGGCCGGGCCCGCCGAGGAGGACGCATGACCACGCTCGCCGACCCCCGACCCGGTGGCCGCCCCGGCGACCTGGACCGGGTGCCCGCCCTCACCGCGGACCTGGCGGCCCGGGGCGTGCACGGCATCGTCCTGGCGTACGTGGACACGGCGGGCGTCTGCCGGGTCAAGACCATCCCGACGGCACGGCTGGAGGCGGCCGTGGCGTGGGGGGTCGGCATGTCGCCGGTGTTCGACACGTTCCTCGCCGACGACTCCATCGTCACCACCGACGTCCTCGGCTCCCCCGACGGCGACCTCAGGCTCTTCCCCGACCTCGACCACCTCGTGCCGCTGGCCGGACAGCCCGGCTGGGCCTGGGCGCCGGTGGACCGGATCACCCAGGAGGGTGAGCGGCACCCCGGCTGCGCCCGGACCTTCCTGCGCCGGACCGTCACGGACGCCGCCGACCGGCACGGCCTCGCCTTCAAGGCGGCGATCGAGATCGAGTGGGCCGTCGGCGCCGGTTCGGCACCCGCCGACGAGTTCGTCCCGGCGGCCACCGGGCCGGCCTACGGCGCCGTCCGGCAGGTGGAGCTGAGCGACTACACCGCCGATCTGCTGGCCGCGCTCGCCGCCCAGGGCGTGGACGTCGACCAGATCCATCCCGAGTACGCGCCGGCGCAGTTCGAGGTGTCGGTGGGCGCGCTGGACCCGGTGGCGGCAGCCGACCGCAGCGTGCTGGTGCGGCAGACGATCCGGGCGGTGGCCCAGCGGCACGGGCTGCGGGTCTCCTTCGCGCCGGCCTACCTCCCCGAGGGGGTCGGCAACGGCGGTCACCTGCACCTGTCCTGCTGGCGGGACGGGGTGAACCTGCACTCCGGCGGCGAGGGCCGGTACGGCATGACGGCCACGGCCGAGGCGTTCCTGGCCGGGATCCTCGCCCATCTGCCCGGCCTGACCGCGGTGACCGCGCCGAGCCCGGCCAGCTATCTGCGGCTCCAGCCCTCCCAGTGGGCGGGGGTGTTCACCGCCTGGGGCCGGGAGACCCGCGAGGCCGCCGTGCGGGTCGTCACCGGCACCGCGGGCCGCCGGGACCGGGACGCCAACCTGGAGGTCAAGCCCGTCGACCTGGCCGCCAACCCGTATCTGGCCCTCGGCTGTGTGATCGCCGCCGGGCTCGACGGCATCACGGCCGGCCGCCCGCTGCCCGGGGAGATCACCGGCGACCCGGTACGGTACGGCCCCGACGAGGCGGCCGCGCTGGGCGTACGACGGCTCCCGCGATCGCTGCCGCGGGCCGTGGAGGAGTTCCGCGCGGACCCGGTGCTGCGGGCCGCGCTGGGCCCGGTCCTCGCCGACGCGGTGAGCGCCGTACGGCTCGGCGAGGCGGCGGCCGTGGAAGGGCTCTCCCCCACCGCGCTGGCGGCGTTCTACCGCTGGGCGTACTGACCGTGGCCGCCCCGGGACCGGTCCACGAGGCCCTCGCCGCGCTGCCGCTGGTGGACCACCACTGCCACGGCGCGGTGACCGCCGATCTGACCGCCGCCCAGTTCGCGTCCCTGCTCACCGAGGGCGCGGCCTGGCCCGGCGTCTCCCCCTTCGACACCCCCGCCGGCGTGGCCGTGCGCCGGCACTGCGCGCCTCTGCTGGACCTGCCCCGGCACGCCCCGCCCGCCGACTACGCGGCCCGGCGCGCGGAGCTCGGCTGGCGGGAGGTCAACCGGCGGTTCCTCACGGCGGCCGGGGCCGAGGTGTTCTGCGTGGACACCGGCTTCACCGCGCACCCGCTCACCACGCCCACCGAACTGGCGGCGGCGGCCGGCGCCACCGCCCGCGAGGTGGTACGGCTGGAGCGGGTCGCCGAGGCGGTCCTGGCGCGGGGCGTGGAAGCGGGCGAGTACGCGGCCGTGTTCCGCGCCGCCGCCGAGGAGGCCGTACGGCGGCCGGGCGTGGTGGCGGTGAAGTCGGTCGCGGCCTACCGCACGGGCTTCGCCCTGGACCCCGAGCGCCCCACGGACGCCGAGGTGACCCGGGCGGTCCGGCACCGGCCGGCGCGCGACGGACGCCTGGCCGACCCGGTGCTGGTACGGCATCTGCTGTGGACCGCCGTCGATCTGGGGCTGCCGCTGCAACTGCACACCGGGTTCGGCGACGCGGACCTGCGGCTGCACCGCGCCGACCCCACCCTGCTCACCGACTGGCTGCACCGGACGGCCGGCACGATCCCGGTCCTGCTGCTGCACTGCTGGCCGTACCACCGGCAGGCGGCGTACCTGTCGGCGGTGTTCGAGCACGTGTACCTGGACGTCGGCCTCGCCCTGCACCACACCGGCCCGGCCCGCTGCCGGGCGGTGCTGGAGGAGGCACTGGAGGTGACCCCGTTCCGCAAACTGCTGTACAGCTCCGACGCCTACGGTGTGGCCGAGTTCCACCACCTGGGCGCCCTGTGCTTCCGCCGGGGCCTCGCCGGTCTGCTGCAGGACCGGGTGGACGCCGACGAGCTGAGCCCGGCCGACGCCCTGCGGATCGCGCACTGGACGGGCCGCGACAACGCCCGGCGGGTGTACGGGCCGCCCCTGTCCGAACCGGCCCGCGATCCCGGCGGGCTCCCCACCCGGAAAGTATGATCAAGCAATGTCTGACATGACCGAGACCACGCCCGGCTGGCTGACCACGGACGAGCTGGAGATGGCCAGGGCCCGGATGCCGATCCTGTACGTCGAGGCCGTGCCGGTGCGCGTGGACGACAGCGGTGAGGTCACCAGCATCGGGCTGCTGCTGCGCATCGGCCCGGACGGCACGGTCAGCCGGACCCTGGTCTCCGGCCGGGTCCTGCACCACGAGCGGGTCCGCGACGCGCTGCTGCGCCACCTGGAGAAGGACCTCGGCCCGGTCGCGCTGCCCCGCGTCCCCGCCTCCCTCCAGCCGTTCACGGTCGCGGAGTACTTCCCGACGGCGGGCATCACGCCGTACCACGACCCGCGCCAGCACGCGGTGTCCCTGGCCTACATCGTGCCGGTCACCGGTGACTGCCGGCCCCGCCAGGACGCGCTGGACCTCGTCTGGTTCACCCCGCAGGAGGCCGCCTCCCGGGCCGTGCAGAGCGAGATGCCGGGCGGCCACGGGGTGCTGCTGAAGCAGGCGCTGGCGCACGTCGGGCTGGTGTCCTGAGCACACGGGGTCGTGGCCGGCACATGACGGTGGCGTGTACCCGGCATGACTATCGTGTGCTCCGACAGGGTGAGCCGATCGTGGCCGGGAGTGCGCGTGCGGGAGACGGGCCGGCTGCCGCTGCCGTTGCGGAAGGACGGACCGCGGTGGAGCACGGTGGTCGCCGAGCGCAGTGTGCTCGGCGTCGTGCACAACATCACGTCCGCCACGCGGCTGCTGGATCTGCTGGCCGTCTTCGAGGGCGACGAGCGGATCCAGGTGTTCTTCACGCGCACCGGTTCCTCCGAACTCGACGGCGGGACGGAGGAATTCCTCACCTCGCGCGGAATGGCCCGGATTTCCTGGCAGGAGGCGCTGTCCCAGCCGTTCGATCTCGCCGTGGCCACGAGCCGCGGCGGGGAATTGCACAGACTTCCTTTTCCGCTCATAGGCGCGCCACACGGGGCCGGATACAATAAGGTTTTGAGCCGGGAGCCGGGAGCCGGGAGCCGGGAGCCGGGAGCCGGGAGCCGGGAGCCGGGAGCCGGGAGCCGGGAGCCGGGAGCCGGGAGCCGGGAGCCGGGAGCCGGGAGCCGGGAGCCGGGAGCCGGGAGCGTTCGGGCTGACGTCGGAGTGGCTGGTCCATGAGGGGCGGGTCGTGCCGGCCGCGATCGTACTGTCCCATGACGAGCAGCTGCGGCGGCTCGCGGACGGCTGCCCCGAGGCGGTTCCCCGCGCCGTCGTCGCCGGCGATCCGTGTCTCGACCAGCTCCGCGCCGGACTGCCCTTCCGGGCGGCCTACCGGCGCGCCCTCGGACTACTGCCCGGTCAGCGCCTGGTGGTCGTCTCCTCGACCTGGGGCCGTGACTCGGTGCTCGGCGCGCCCGGGGCGGATGTGCTGCGCCGCGCGCTCGCCGAACTCCCGGCCGACGAATTCCGCGTTCTCGCCGCCGTACACCCCAATGCGTGGTACGGCCACGGCGCCTGGCAGATACACCACTGGCTCGCCCCGCTGACCGAATCCGGAATGCTACTCCCGGCACCGGAGACCGAAACCTGGAAAGCCGCCCTGTGCGCGGCCGATTTCCTCATCGGCGACCACGGATCGCTCACCATGTACGGCACCGCCCTGGGAATTCCGTGTGTTCTCGGCGCCTTCAGCGATTCCGCCGTGGCCCCCGGCTCCCCCATGGACCGCCTCGGCCGACACCTCCCCCGCCTCTCCCGCGCCGTACCCCTGCTGCCCCAGCTGTTGCACGCGGCGCGCGCCCAGCCGGACGACCCGGAACTGGCCGCGCTCCGGCAGAGCGTGTCATCGGCGCCCGGCGAGTCGGCCCGGCGACTGCGCCGGCTGTTCTACACCTGGCTGAAGCTGCCGGAGCCCGCGCACCCGGCGGCCACCCGCGCGATACCCGTCCCCTCCCCCGGCCCCGCCGCGCCCCGGCTCCCGCACCTGCCGGCCGCCCTCGTCACCGCCGCTGTCGACGCCGGGCACGACGGCGGTGTCACGGTCCGGATCCGGCGCTTCCCGGCCACGGCGCAGCGCACCCAGAGCCGTCACCTCGCCGACGCGCACCTCGCCGCCGACCCCGACGATCCCGATCCCCGCTGGCCGCGCTCCGCCGACGTGCTGCTGGTGCCCGCCGAGCGCGGGCTGCTCCCGGACGAGGTGAGCGGGTCCTTCCTCACCCGGCGCTTCCCGGGGTGCGGGGCCGTGGCCGTCGAGGAGTCCGGTCACGGCTGTACGGCGCTGTTCGACGACGGCACCCGGCTCCGGGCCCGCTGGACCGCGCGCCCCGCCTGGGCGTCGTTCGCCGTCGCGGCCTCGGCCGCGTACGCCTGGGTGCGGTCCGGCCCGGCCCCGCTCCGGCCCGGCGTCCGGGCGCGGGTGACCGTGCGGGCCGGTGACCATCCCGAGGCCGGGCTAGTCGAGTTCACCGTCCGCTGAGCGGACGGGGCTGTTGCCGAGGCGGCGCCGGGCCTCCTCCGCACGGGGACTGCGGGCCTGTTCGAACAGCGTGCCGGCGGCGGCCCAGTCGGCGGCTGCCCGCCGCTCGTCCCCCAGCCGCCGGTAAACGTCGCCCCGCAGCAGGCGCGCTACCGCGAGGAAGTAGCCGGAGCCGCCCTTCTCGATGGCGGTGACCGCCTCGTCCAGCGCCCGCAGCGCCTCCTCGGGCCGGGCGCAGGCCAGCCGGTCCCGCGCGTACCGCAGCCAGGACTTGCCGATGTTGAGCGCGATGTCCGGTCCGTCCCCCAGCCGCCGGAACCGCTCGCGGGCCTCCCGCAGGGTCCGTTCGGCGTCGTCGTGAAGGCCCAGCGCGGTGTACGCGGCGCCCTTGTGGTAGGCGAGCAGGGCGCGCCCGCGCGGGTGGGCGAGGTCACCGAGCGCCGTCTCGGCGTCGGCGAGGAGGCCGAGGGCCTGCCGCGGGCGGTCCAGCTTCAGTTCCAGCAGCCCGAGCGCCTCCAGCGCACTGGACTCCGTACGGGCCTCGCCCTCGCCCCGGCCGGTGCCGTCGCCGCGCACCGACTCCCGTGCGGCTTCGAGGTGTTCGCGGGCGCGGCGCGGGTCGTCCTCGGCGAGGCTCCAGCGGTCCAGGCGGGCGAAGCCCAGCTGGAAGTGCATGCGCGCCACCGCCAGCCGGTCACCGTCGGCGCGGGCCGCGGCGAGGCCGGTCTCGTGGGACTCGATCCACTCGGCGTGGCTGCCGGTGCGCAGGCAGAAGGTCCACAGCGCCTGGCACAGCCGCCACGCCTCCTCGTACCGTCCGGTGGCGTGGGCGAGGCGGACGGCGGCGAGCAACCCGTCGCGGCGCCGGGCGAGTTCGCGTTCGGCGCGGGCGCCCTGCTCGGGGGTGCGCGGTACGTCCGGGTAGGCGTGGCCGGGGTCGTAACGCCAGCGGGAGGACAGCGCCGCTTCGGCGGCCTCTGCCGTCTGCCGCAGATGGCGGACGAACCAGCCCGTCACGGCGTCGCGTTCGGCGTCGGTGTCCTCCCGCTCCGCGCGGGCCGCCGCGTGGTCGTGGACGAGGGGGTGCAGGCGGTAGGTGTCCACGCCGTCGCGCTCCAGCTGCCGCGCGGAGAGCAGTTCGTGCAGGGCGCGCCGGGCGGTGGCCGGTTCCCGGTCCGGGGTGAGCGCGTGCACGGTGTCCAGGTGGATGCCGGTCCGGGGCAGGGTGCCGAGGCGCCGGTAGAGGAGGGCGGCGTCGGCGCCGAGGCGTTCGTAGGCGAGGTCGAGTGCGCCGGGCAGGTCGTGGGTGTCGTCCACGGCGAGCAGTTCCCATCGTGTGGTCCGGTCGGCGAGCCGGGCGGTGATGTCCTCCAGGGTGCCCGGCCCCGGTGTCCTGAGCTGCCCGGCGACCAGGCGCAGGGCCAGTGGCAGCCCGCCCAGGTGCCGGACGACGGGCCGCAGCCGGTCGGGGTGTTCGGTGCTGCGGCTGACCTTCAGCAGGAGTTCCAGGGCGTGTTCGTCCTTCAGCGGGGCGATCTCCACGGGTTCGAAGTCCAGCAGGGCGTCCAGCCCGAGCGGCACCCGCTGGCCGGTCATCAGCACGACGTGCCCCGCGGAGTCCGGGAGCAGGGGCCTGACTTCGGCGGGCCTGCTCACGTTCTCCAGGACCAGCACGGCCGGCCGGGCGCGCAGTTGCCGCCGTACCAGGGCCGCCTTCGCGTCGGCGTCGGCCGGGCGGTCTTCGCGGGCCACGCCGAGCTGGGCCAGCCAGCGTTCCAGGACGGCCGCCGGGTCGGCGGGGCGTCCGCGCTCGTCCGGGGCGAGGTCGGCCTGGAGCAGCTCGCCGGGCAGGTCGTCCCGGTGGGACTGCAGCCAGCGGCGCAGGGTGGTCCGCTTGCCGACGCCGGGCAGTCCGCACAGGAACATCGCGGTGGTGGCGCGTGCCTCGGTGCAGCGTGCCCAGTGGTCGTTCATCGCCTGGAAGACGGGGACGTGGTTGACGTAGTGCAGGATGTGGCCGAGCGCGACCGGGGCGGGGCTGCGCTCGATCGTCGCCGCGACCACCTCCCGCAGCCGGTGCCCGGCCTCCGGGTGGGAGGCCAGGAGGTCCCGCAGGCGCTCGGCCCACGCTTCCTCGACGGCGTCGGCCGTGTCCTCGTCGCCGGCGCGCCGGGCGTCCAGCAACTGGCGCCGGGACCGCTCCAGTTCCTCCTCGGCCGCCGCCTCGTCCGCGGGCGCGCCCCGCCCGAGCAGCGTCGCGAAGCGTCTCCTGCCCCATCCCCACAGATCCTGCAGCGCCAGCGTCACGAGACTGCTCGCGCCCATGCCTGCCAGGGCCAGGATTTCCGCTTCCACAGCACTCCCCCACGTTCCGGACGTCTCCCGCCCACCGTAGAGATCACCGGGACCGCCGCGCAGGCGATCCCCCCGACGAGTGACGTGATCCGGCCATTTCGCGACCACGGCTGCCCCCTGGCCCTCATAGGCCCGGGCCGGGCGGGTCAGGGAGCGCCGTGGGGCCGTTTCCCCTGCGGGCCGAGTGGCGTGCCTCGTCGCCCTCCTCGGCGACAAGGCCCGCCCGAAGCCCACCTCCAGCGGCCGTGCGAGAGATCGTCCGGCATGCGAACTTGCTGATGTCGACTGCGGTACGGCGACGCTCGCAAGCCTGGCTCACCGTCGCCTGGAGGCCCGGATCGACAGAGAACGTACTTGCCAGGGACCGGACCACCGAGTCATAGTTGGTTTGTCACAACCAACCAAGCGGGATCGGTGCCGGACATGGGACGCACGTCAGCCAATCCACCAGACGGACCGGACGAGCACCGCGCGGCCTCCGGTGAGGTGGCGTCGGCCCTTGCCGTGGTGGGGAACTGGATGTTCTCCACGGCGGCGCGGCGCCGCATCATGGCGGCCTCCGGTCTCGAACTGTCCATCGGGGACTACACGTTGCTCGCACAGATCTCCCAGCACGCACCCGTGCGGCTGTCGGTCCTCGCGGACCTGATGGAGGTCGACAAGTCCACGCTCACCCCGCCCGCCAAGCGGCTGGAGGCCCGCGGCTTCATCGTCCGCGAGCCCGACCCGGCGGACGCCCGCGCCCAGTTGGTGAGCGTCAGCCGGGCCGGCAAGCAGGCCGTCCGCAAGCTGTGGCAGGCCCGGGCCGCCATCGTGGCGGAGCTGATGGAGGACTGGAGCACCGCCGACATCAAGAGCCTGGCCACGCGTCTGGCGGCCTTCGCCGAAGCGATCGAGAAGAAGGGGTAGGGACCGTGACCCACTTAGACGCCGCCTTGGTTGGTGAGTCGGCGGTAGCTGATGAGGGCTGCGGCGATGCCTACGAAGGCCACGGAGCGCTCGGCCTCGCGCTCGTGACGTCGGTGCAAGCGCCGGCATCCGGCCAGCCAGGAGACGGTTCTTTCGACGACCCAGCGGTGGCGGCCCAGCCGCGGGGAGGACTCGATGCACTCGCGGGCGACGCGGTGGCGGATGCGACGCTCGCGGAGCCATTTCCGAAGGTGGTCGGAGTCGTAGCCCTTGTCGGCATGGAGCTTGGCCGGACGCCGGCGGCGGGGCCCGCGGCGGGAACGGATGGGCGGGACACCCCGCACGAGCGGCTCCAGGCCGAGGCTGTCGTACAGGTTGGCGCCGGAGATCCCCAGCGACGGCGGCACGCCGTTCCGGTCGGCGATCAGGTGGATTCTCGGTCCCGGCTTGCCACGGCCGGTCGGATCCGGTCCGGTCAAGGCCCCCCTTCCGCCGCCCGGACGCCGATCGCGCAGCGCGACCAGTCCCACTCACCCCGCGCGCCGAGTCCGTCCAGGATCACCCGGTGCAGTCCGGCCCACACCCGCTCCCGGCTCCCCTGGGCAAAGCGCCGGTAGACGGTGGGCCAGGCCGGCCCGAGACCGGCTTCATGGCGGTGTTCGCCCGGCACAGCCTCGGCTACCACGACGTACGCGGGCACCTTGTGCGGCCGTGCACCTCCGAGGACGTCGCCGGCCGGCTGAAGTTCTTCGACTGGACCGAGCGGCCGAAGGTGCTCACCGAGGTGCGCGAACGGGCGAACGCCGGCCATGTCGGGCAGGAACGGGAGTGGCCCATCACCCGCGCCGAGTACGTGCCGCGGCACCTGGACGCGGCCACGGGCACCCTGGCCGACAAGCCGCCGCCGGCCGAGGCCGAGGTGAGTTACCCGGTTAGGACGGCGACGGGATGGGCGGGACGCGTCTCAGCTACCGGTTCACCGAGCGGACCCGGCTCACCGGCCACGCCAAGCTGCGGCTGTGGCTGGCGGCGAGGGGCTCCGACGACGCCGACGTCTTCGTCGCGCCGCGCCGCGTCGCGCCGCGCCGCGCCGCGCAAGAAGGAAACCACGGACCAGGAGGTGCCGTTCCCGTTCTTCAATGCTGTACGACAACGGCCCCGCCGCCCTCGGCCGGCTGCGGGCCGGCCACCGGGCCCTGGACGAACAGCGCTCCACGCCGTGGCAGCCCTCGCACCGGCACGACCGCGAGGAGCTCCTCGAACCGGGCGTCCCGGTCGCCCTCGGCATCGAGATCTGGCCCACGTCGACGCTCGCCCAGCCGGGCGAAAGCCTCCAAGCCGTCGTCCAGGCGGGCCATGTGGTCACCGGCGTGCTGCCCGGACACCGCGTCACCCGCGACGCCGGCGACCACGTCATATCCGCACCGGCGGCCGGTTCGGCAGCCATCAGCTCGTCCCCGTCGTCGCGGACGAGTAATCCGTACACGATTCACCAAGAAGGAGTGAGGACAGGTGCGTGCCGTCCTGCTGAAAGATTTCGGTCCTCCGGACCGACTGACCGTGGCCGAGGTACCCGACCCGCGCCCCGCCCGGGGCGAGGTGACGATCCGGGTGGCCGCCGTCGGCATCCAGTTCCTGGAGACCCAGGTCCGCTCCGGCATGATGCGCGGGGCCCTGGGCGACGCGCCCCTGCCCGTGATCCTCGGCAAGGAGATCGCGGGCGAGGTCATCGAGGCCGGGCCGGGTGTCGACACGGCGCTCGTCGGCAGCCGGGTGCTCGCCACGACCGGCGGTGTCGGCGGCTATGCCGAGCTCGCCACCGCGCCCGCCGACGAACTCGTCCCGGTGCCCGACGGGTTGGGCTTCCGCGACGCCGTCGCGCTCTACCGCTACGGTGCCACCGCCCGCGGCCTGATCGACGCCGCACGCGTCGGCGCGGGCGACCGGGTCCTGGTGCAGGCCGCGGCCGGTGCCGTCGGCACGGTCCTCGTCCAGCTGCTCAAGCGGGCCGGCGCGACGGTGATCGGCACGGCCCGCGGCGCCGCCAAGCTCGGCCTCGTCAAGGAGCTGGGCGCCGACCACGTCATCGACTACTCGCTGCCGGGCTGGACCGAGCAGGTACGCCAGGCCGCCGGGGGCGCCGTCGAGATCGTCTACGACCACGTCGGCGGCGAACTCGGGCGCGACTCCTTCTCGTTGCTCGCCCCCGGCGCCGGCCGTCAGATCGTGTTCGGCTTCTCCAGCGGGCAGCCGCTCGACGTGAAGCCCATGGAGCTGTTCGGCCGCGGCCTGACCCTGACCGGCTTCAGCGCGGGTCTCATCTGGAACCGGCCCGCGTTCGCCCGCGAGCTGGTCACCGACGTGCTCGGCCTGGCGGTCGCCGGCGAGATCAAGCCGGTCATCGGCCAGAGCTACCCGCTGGAGCGGGCGGCCGAGGCGCATGCCGCCGTGGAGGCGCGCAGCACCGTCGGCAAGACCCTGCTCATCCCGTGAACCACCTTCCGCAGCAAGCACCTTGCGCTCATTCGTCCGGGCCGGCCGTGGCCCGGGGCTTACCGAGGAGAACTACAACACCATGACCACCGCATCCAAGATCTTCGTGGCCGGCGCCACCGGCCTGCTGGGCGGCCAGATCGTCAGCAACCTGCTGGACAGGGGCGCCTCCGTGCGCGCGCTGGTCCGGCCGGGCACCGACGGCGACAAGAAGGCGGCCCTCACCGCGCTCCAGGCCCGTGGACTGGAGCTCGTCGAGGGTGACATCACCGACCCGGTGGAGAAGCTGGCCGCCGCGATCGGCGACGCCACCACCGTGGTCTCGGCCATCCAGGGCGGCCCGGACCTGATCATCGACGGGCAGGTGAACCTGGTGCGTGCCGCAGAGCAGGCCGGTGCCCGCCGTTTCATCCCGTCCGACTTCGCGATCGACATCACCAAGCTGGACGACGAGGACAACGTCATGATCGGCTGGCGCCGGAAGGCCGCGGCCGCGTACGGCGACACCAGCCTCGACGTGATCTCCGTGCTCAACGGCGCGTTCTACGAGGTCATGATCGGCTTCATGGGTCTCGTCGACTGGGAGGCGGGTACCGTCTCCCACTGGGGCGACCCCGACCAGCCGCTCGACATGACCTCGGTCCCCGACACCGCCGCCTTCACCGCCGCGGTCGCCCTCGACCCGGAGGCCAAGGGCACCCAGCGGTTCGCCGGTGAGGTGCTGTCGATGCGCCAGTTCCACCAGACCCTGGAGCGGGCCACCGGCCGCGGCCTGACCCTGAAGAACCTCGGCACCGCCGACGAACTGCGCGCGGAGATCACCCGGAAGGCCGCCGCCACCCAGAACCCGTTCGAGTACGTGGGTCTGCAGTACCAGTGGTGCATGGTGACGGGCAAGGCCAAGTTCGACAACGTTGACAACGCCAAGTACCCGCAGGTGAAGCCTGGTTCGCTGGAGGACTTCGTCCGGCAGGCCGCGCCCAAGGCGTGACCCGGGGACCGCCGGTACGACGTGACCGGTGCGGCGGTCGTCGCCGTACCGGCGGTCCGGTGAACTGTTCCTCCGGCGATTACCCCGCCGTTCGCCCCGGCCGGCCGCGAGGGGGACGCGGAGGTGTCGAAGCTGGTCACCTCTCGCGCGGGCCGAAGCCCTCGGCCGCCGCGTCGAAGAAGGAGACGCTCCGGGTGGCGGTGCGGCCCGCGTCCGTGGACAACATCGCCGTAAGTCCTTCCGCCTCTGGAACAACGGCAGTTGCGTTGTGAAGGGCAAACCCGGCCAATGCTCTGGTTCCGCCGGACAAGGAGTGGCGCCGGCCGTGGTGACGTCACACGTGCACGGTTTCGTAGCCGCGCCCGTCCGCCAGCATGAACCGGTCCCAGGGCGGCCCGCTTCAAGCGGGTGTCAATACGCGTTGGCAGCTGTTGACGCGCGCACAAAACTGCTACTAGCGTGAATACAGTTTGGTTGGCGGGGTGACCGGCGGGAGGAAGTCACGGTGAGCATCAGCAGCAGGAGTGCGGTCGCGATTCACGCACTCACCATGCTGGGGCGCTGGGACCGCTCGCTGACCTCCGCGGAGATCGCGGAGAGCCTGGCCAGCAATCCGGTCCTGGTGCGGCGGATCCTCGGCAGCCTGCGCGACGCCGGCCTGGTCCGGTCCACCGAGGGGCGCAACGGC
This window harbors:
- a CDS encoding NUDIX hydrolase family protein is translated as MTETTPGWLTTDELEMARARMPILYVEAVPVRVDDSGEVTSIGLLLRIGPDGTVSRTLVSGRVLHHERVRDALLRHLEKDLGPVALPRVPASLQPFTVAEYFPTAGITPYHDPRQHAVSLAYIVPVTGDCRPRQDALDLVWFTPQEAASRAVQSEMPGGHGVLLKQALAHVGLVS
- a CDS encoding MarR family winged helix-turn-helix transcriptional regulator, translating into MGRTSANPPDGPDEHRAASGEVASALAVVGNWMFSTAARRRIMAASGLELSIGDYTLLAQISQHAPVRLSVLADLMEVDKSTLTPPAKRLEARGFIVREPDPADARAQLVSVSRAGKQAVRKLWQARAAIVAELMEDWSTADIKSLATRLAAFAEAIEKKG
- a CDS encoding tetratricopeptide repeat protein, coding for MEAEILALAGMGASSLVTLALQDLWGWGRRRFATLLGRGAPADEAAAEEELERSRRQLLDARRAGDEDTADAVEEAWAERLRDLLASHPEAGHRLREVVAATIERSPAPVALGHILHYVNHVPVFQAMNDHWARCTEARATTAMFLCGLPGVGKRTTLRRWLQSHRDDLPGELLQADLAPDERGRPADPAAVLERWLAQLGVAREDRPADADAKAALVRRQLRARPAVLVLENVSRPAEVRPLLPDSAGHVVLMTGQRVPLGLDALLDFEPVEIAPLKDEHALELLLKVSRSTEHPDRLRPVVRHLGGLPLALRLVAGQLRTPGPGTLEDITARLADRTTRWELLAVDDTHDLPGALDLAYERLGADAALLYRRLGTLPRTGIHLDTVHALTPDREPATARRALHELLSARQLERDGVDTYRLHPLVHDHAAARAEREDTDAERDAVTGWFVRHLRQTAEAAEAALSSRWRYDPGHAYPDVPRTPEQGARAERELARRRDGLLAAVRLAHATGRYEEAWRLCQALWTFCLRTGSHAEWIESHETGLAAARADGDRLAVARMHFQLGFARLDRWSLAEDDPRRAREHLEAARESVRGDGTGRGEGEARTESSALEALGLLELKLDRPRQALGLLADAETALGDLAHPRGRALLAYHKGAAYTALGLHDDAERTLREARERFRRLGDGPDIALNIGKSWLRYARDRLACARPEEALRALDEAVTAIEKGGSGYFLAVARLLRGDVYRRLGDERRAAADWAAAGTLFEQARSPRAEEARRRLGNSPVRSADGELD
- a CDS encoding SAM-dependent methyltransferase, producing MSEGHSPTAGTARLDTSVAHNARVWNHWLGGKDNYEVDQRVGDHIAGMFPVIRAVARADRDFLGRAVRFLAAERGIRQFLDIGTGLPTADNTHEIAQRIAPESRIVYVDNDPIVLVHARSLLTSSPEGVTDYLDADVRDPDVIMRDAARTLDLDQPVAVMMLGILNFVPDTGEARDIVRRIMAAVPSGSHLVLTHPTYDAEAGGAGNVAAMEFWNAHATPPITARGHAEIAGFLDGLEPVEPGLVPCSRWRAAAEAAVVPQYGAVAVKP
- a CDS encoding amidohydrolase family protein translates to MAAPGPVHEALAALPLVDHHCHGAVTADLTAAQFASLLTEGAAWPGVSPFDTPAGVAVRRHCAPLLDLPRHAPPADYAARRAELGWREVNRRFLTAAGAEVFCVDTGFTAHPLTTPTELAAAAGATAREVVRLERVAEAVLARGVEAGEYAAVFRAAAEEAVRRPGVVAVKSVAAYRTGFALDPERPTDAEVTRAVRHRPARDGRLADPVLVRHLLWTAVDLGLPLQLHTGFGDADLRLHRADPTLLTDWLHRTAGTIPVLLLHCWPYHRQAAYLSAVFEHVYLDVGLALHHTGPARCRAVLEEALEVTPFRKLLYSSDAYGVAEFHHLGALCFRRGLAGLLQDRVDADELSPADALRIAHWTGRDNARRVYGPPLSEPARDPGGLPTRKV
- a CDS encoding glutamine synthetase family protein — translated: MTTLADPRPGGRPGDLDRVPALTADLAARGVHGIVLAYVDTAGVCRVKTIPTARLEAAVAWGVGMSPVFDTFLADDSIVTTDVLGSPDGDLRLFPDLDHLVPLAGQPGWAWAPVDRITQEGERHPGCARTFLRRTVTDAADRHGLAFKAAIEIEWAVGAGSAPADEFVPAATGPAYGAVRQVELSDYTADLLAALAAQGVDVDQIHPEYAPAQFEVSVGALDPVAAADRSVLVRQTIRAVAQRHGLRVSFAPAYLPEGVGNGGHLHLSCWRDGVNLHSGGEGRYGMTATAEAFLAGILAHLPGLTAVTAPSPASYLRLQPSQWAGVFTAWGRETREAAVRVVTGTAGRRDRDANLEVKPVDLAANPYLALGCVIAAGLDGITAGRPLPGEITGDPVRYGPDEAAALGVRRLPRSLPRAVEEFRADPVLRAALGPVLADAVSAVRLGEAAAVEGLSPTALAAFYRWAY
- a CDS encoding quinone oxidoreductase family protein; this translates as MAEVPDPRPARGEVTIRVAAVGIQFLETQVRSGMMRGALGDAPLPVILGKEIAGEVIEAGPGVDTALVGSRVLATTGGVGGYAELATAPADELVPVPDGLGFRDAVALYRYGATARGLIDAARVGAGDRVLVQAAAGAVGTVLVQLLKRAGATVIGTARGAAKLGLVKELGADHVIDYSLPGWTEQVRQAAGGAVEIVYDHVGGELGRDSFSLLAPGAGRQIVFGFSSGQPLDVKPMELFGRGLTLTGFSAGLIWNRPAFARELVTDVLGLAVAGEIKPVIGQSYPLERAAEAHAAVEARSTVGKTLLIP